In Cicer arietinum cultivar CDC Frontier isolate Library 1 chromosome 7, Cicar.CDCFrontier_v2.0, whole genome shotgun sequence, a single window of DNA contains:
- the LOC101489562 gene encoding protein POOR HOMOLOGOUS SYNAPSIS 1 yields MAGTLAVTSTNSLRDEWEICFARFIPFPLFITSSSSSSDLLPLPPRLRNRPPRGTWISSSSSSAFLRFSPDLSLSDVILTVSFNAKLLEEHYVSKLNFSWPQVSCDPGFPARGIKTVLVSYRDSRGEIQKFAMRFPSIYETQSFISALKEILKDDKGPEPLNIDFGSEISSQSEFMSTNKHSYRASEEPSFMTPGDTYFPQMPVCINNEGEQPSGILKKETTPCHNFEGILEALPPSFATFLMDCSGVNHAQPTVTEEIDLKSQIVRYMEDSSFQDMLVKVEKVIGEIGGDMSLS; encoded by the exons atggcgGGAACATTAGCAGTGACATCAACAAACTCACTGAGAGACGAGTGGGAGATTTGCTTCGCACGCTTCATCCCTTTTCCTCTTTTTATCACTTCTTCATCTTCCTCCTCCGATCTTCTCCCTCTCCCTCCTCGTCTCCGTAACCGTCCTCCACGTGGCACATGGATctcctcttcctcttcctccGCCTTCCTCCGCTTCTCCCCTGATCTATCCCTCTCAGATGTCATCCTCACCGTCTCCTTCAACGCCAAACTCCTT GAAGAACATTACGTTTCGAAGCTGAATTTTTCGTGGCCTCAAGTATCGTGCGATCCTGGATTTCCTGCCAGGGGTATCAAAACAGTCCTAGTGAGCTACAGAGATTCCCGAGGCGAG ATTCAAAAGTTTGCTATGCGATTTCCATCAATCTATGAAACACAATCATTCATTAGTGCTTTGAAG GAGATCCTGAAAGATGACAAGGGCCCGGAACCTTTAAATATTGACTTTGGTTCAGAAATTTCGTCTCAGTCAGAGTTTATGTCAACAAACAAGCACTCTTACAG AGCTTCTGAGGAACCGAGTTTTATGACTCCGGGGGACACTTACTTTCCACAAATGCCAGTATGTATAAATAATGAAGGCGAGCAACCTTCAGGAATCCTAAAAAAGGAAACAACTCCTTGTCACAACTTTGAAGGCATCCTTGAAGCCTTGCCACCCAGTTTTGCCACATTCCTGATGGATTGCTCTGGCGTCAACCATG CTCAACCAACTGTTACCGAGGAGATTGATCTCAAGTCCCAAATTGTG AGATACATGGAAGATTCGTCCTTCCAAG ATATGTTGGTTAAGGTGGAGAAAGTTATCGGTGAAATTGGTGGTGATATGTCTCTCTCGTAG
- the LOC101510970 gene encoding AP-1 complex subunit mu-2-like, whose protein sequence is MSGAASALFLLDIKGRVLIWRDYRGDVTAVEAERFFTKLIEKEGDPQSQDPVVYDNGVSYMFVQHSNVYLMIATRQNCNAASLIFFLHRIVDVFKHYFEELEEESLRDNFVVVYELLDEIMDFGYPQYTEAKILSEFIKTDAYRMEVTQRPPMAVTNAVSWRSEGINYKKNEVFLDVVESVNILVNSNGQIIRSDVVGALKMRTYLSGMPECKLGLNDRVLLEAQGRTTKGKAIDLEDIKFHQCVRLARFENDRTISFIPPDGSFDLMTYRLSTQVKPLFWVEAQVEKHSKSRIEITVKARSQFKERSTATNVEIELPVPADATTPNVRTSMGSASYAPEKDALIWKIRSFPGGKEYMLRAEFRLPSITDEEAPPERKAPIRVKFEIPYFTVSGIQVRYLKIIEKSGYQALPWVRYITTGGEYELRLI, encoded by the exons ATGTCAGGTGCAGCTTCCGCTCTCTTCCTTCTCGATATCAAAGGCCGCGTTCTCATTTGGCGCGATTATCGTGGCGATGTCACCGCTGTTGAAGCCGAACGATTCTTCACCAAGCTCATCGAGAAAGAG GGTGATCCACAGTCTCAAGATCCAGTTGTTTATGATAATGGTGTGAGTTACATGTTTGTACAGCATAGTAATGTTTACCTCATGATAGCAACAAGACAAAACTGCAATGCAGCCAGTCTCATTTTCTTCCTACATCGCATAGTTGAT GTGTTCAAGCATTATTTTGAGGAATTGGAGGAGGAATCTCTCAGGGATAACTTTGTTGTTGTG TATGAACTACTTGATGAAATAATGGACTTTGGCTACCCCCAATATACTGAGGCGAAGATTCTTAGTGAATTTATTAAGACAGATGCTTATAGAATGGAAGTTACACAGAGACCTCCTATGGCTGTAACAAATGCTGTTTCTTGGCGCAGCGAAGGGATAAACTACAAGAAAAATGAG gtTTTCTTGGATGTGGTGGAGAGTGTTAACATACTTGTCAATAGTAATGGGCAAATAATTAGGTCTGATGTTGTTGGGGCATTGAAGATGAGAACATATTTGAG TGGTATGCCAGAATGTAAACTTGGCTTAAATGATAGAGTATTATTAGAGGCACAAGGTAGAACGACCAAGGGAAAAGCGATTGACTTGGAggacatcaaatttcatca GTGTGTGCGATTGGCCCGATTTGAGAATGATCGAACGATTTCCTTTATCCCACCTGATGGATCATTTGATTTGATGACATATAGGCTCAGCACACAG GTTAAGCCTTTATTTTGGGTGGAAGCTCAAGTTGAAAAGCATTCAAAAAGTCGGATTGAGATTACGGTAAAAGCTAGGAGTCAATTTAAGGAACGTAG cACTGCTACAAACGTTGAGATTGAGTTACCTGTGCCTGCTGATGCAACCACTCCAAATGTTCGGACATCAATGGGATCTGCATCATATGCACCTGAGAAAGATGCATTAATCTGGAAAATAAGATCCTTTCCTGGAGGCAAG GAGTACATGCTAAGGGCAGAGTTTCGTCTTCCTAGCATTACAGACGAGGAAGCACCTCCTGAGAGAAAAGCTCCTATACGTGTAAAATTTGAGATACCATATTTTACTGTGTCTGGAATACAG GTAAGGTATTTGAAGATTATTGAGAAAAGTGGGTATCAGGCTCTTCCATGGGTGAGATACATAACAACAGGTGGAGAGTATGAACTAAGGCTTATTTGA